The genomic region TGACCTGCACCCAAAAAACTGAGCCATTGAAAGTAAGAAAAACGGACTAAAATCTGGTCGGCATTTCCTAGGAGAAACCGCCGATGAAGAAGTCCAAATTTACTGACCAACAGATCGCTTTCGCATTGAAGCAAGCAGAGTCCGGCACGTCCATTGACGAGGTTTGCCGCAAGCTCGGGATCAGCCAGCAGACCTTTTACCGATGGAAGAAGAAGTTCGCTGGACTTGGTACCGAAGAGCTTCGACGTCTGAAGCAACTTGAAGAAGAGAACAAGCGATTGAAGTCGCTGGTCGCGGACCTGAGCCTGGACAAACAGATTTTGCAGGATGTCCTGTCAAAAAAGCTCTGAGGCCTGCCCGCCTTCGTGAATGCGTTGAGGGAGCGAAGTCCTGCTACCAGGTTAGCGAGCGTCGAGCTTGCGGTTTGGTTGGTTTGGCTCGTTCGAGTCATCGCTACCAGTCCACGAAGGATGAGCAGGCCGCACTGCGAATGCGCTTGAAAGAACTCGCCGCAACCAGAGTCCACTACGGCTATCGGCGATTGCATATCTTGCTTCGCCGGGAAGGTTGGGATGTCAATGCGAAGCGAATCTATCGGCTTTACCGCGAGGAAAAACTGAGTTTACGGACAAAGACACCGAAGCGACGCGTGAGTTGTCGAACCC from Neorhodopirellula lusitana harbors:
- a CDS encoding IS3 family transposase (programmed frameshift) translates to MKKSKFTDQQIAFALKQAESGTSIDEVCRKLGISQQTFYRWKKKFAGLGTEELRRLKQLEEENKRLKSLVADLSLDKQILQDVLFKKALRPARLRECVEGAKSCYQVSERRACGLVGLARSSHRYQSTKDEQAALRMRLKELAATRVHYGYRRLHILLRREGWDVNAKRIYRLYREEKLSLRTKTPKRRVSCRTRVDRPDATHMNDCWAMDFMSDELFDGRQIRLLTIVDHFTRESLAIEVGQRMRGKDVVAVLEGLACNRTLPKSIRVDNGPEFTSKVLDQWAYANGVVLDFSRPGKPTDNAFIESFNGSVRAECLNENWFLSLDDAKEKIEAWRVDYNEHRPHSALGNLAPKDFASSGRARPAR